A single region of the Dehalococcoides mccartyi genome encodes:
- a CDS encoding diphthine--ammonia ligase translates to MKEVIVSWSGGKDCTLACYKAIKSGLKVKYLASIITKSSGRLWPHLLSPETLRMQAEAIGIPLLEWPSAAEGYDDNYRRMLNHLKEEGVNGVVFGDVNIGNSFAGKHLNWIKSVCEPTGMEYHLPLWEDNRATLLGELIELGFEVRILAADSTELGESWLGRKLDKEMLSELKLRHSLSPNGNVGYYHTFVTDGPIFKSRLVIEEWDRVFDEQAKFGGMGVWYMDIKRCKLESKKADQSLTVSAK, encoded by the coding sequence ATGAAAGAAGTAATAGTATCGTGGAGCGGGGGCAAAGACTGCACCCTTGCCTGTTATAAAGCTATAAAGAGCGGGCTTAAGGTCAAATACCTGGCCAGCATAATCACCAAAAGCAGCGGCAGGCTCTGGCCTCACCTGCTTTCACCGGAAACACTCAGGATGCAGGCCGAAGCAATAGGCATACCCCTTCTGGAGTGGCCGTCAGCCGCCGAGGGGTACGATGACAACTACCGCCGTATGCTTAACCATCTTAAGGAAGAGGGGGTTAACGGGGTAGTCTTCGGAGACGTCAATATAGGCAACAGTTTTGCCGGAAAGCACCTTAACTGGATAAAGAGTGTCTGTGAGCCAACCGGTATGGAATACCACCTGCCGCTCTGGGAGGACAACCGTGCCACCCTGCTTGGGGAGCTGATAGAGCTGGGGTTTGAGGTACGGATATTGGCGGCAGACAGCACCGAGCTGGGAGAGAGCTGGCTGGGGCGCAAGCTGGATAAGGAAATGCTCTCGGAGCTTAAGCTGCGGCACAGTTTATCGCCGAACGGCAATGTGGGCTATTACCACACCTTTGTAACCGACGGGCCTATCTTCAAATCACGGCTGGTCATAGAGGAATGGGACAGGGTATTTGACGAACAGGCCAAATTCGGGGGTATGGGCGTCTGGTACATGGATATCAAGCGCTGCAAGCTGGAAAGCAAGAAAGCTGACCAGAGTTTGACGGTATCTGCCAAATGA
- a CDS encoding reductive dehalogenase: MIKKHSTVSRRDFMKGLGLAGAGIGAAAATTPVFHDLDELMSSAQATLNRPWYIKNREFGDIGIELDWNLIKRRDLRQYDNWTMNYLPFQFPGGPPALMAGLESAAKKNSDKLKELWPDYTASTRDLALANALGSVGTFGTYALNTTQGGWKVAPAPTPEELGIPKWEGTPEENLMMIRAAFSVMGLGPMVGVSELNEKTKNFVYEYTGDSWTWLPQGQPSEHVIFDDNISEFYRTQNPNTLHIPSSHKYVISTHNLSLDELTRRTYSPLGTPAESISYSRVAIAKNFVEEFIRGLGYHVVYGHALQPALVWDFLSGVAEHSRMGQNAVSPEYGGMMRTHATFYTDLPLAFTNPSDAGLTKFCETCGICADACPVGAISPVGIGRNWDNACGQDWANDIQNGGTETMYNIPGYKGWRCDTFTCVTTKAACGAACKFSCPFNALHNGSFMHSIVKATVSNTSLFNGFFRNMEETLKYGYMDKEPSSWWETPEAWYVYGTNPNSLRQ; the protein is encoded by the coding sequence ATGATTAAGAAACACTCCACAGTTTCCCGTCGGGATTTTATGAAGGGGCTGGGTCTGGCTGGTGCCGGAATCGGTGCGGCTGCCGCAACCACGCCTGTTTTCCATGACTTGGATGAACTTATGTCTTCCGCTCAGGCGACCCTTAACCGCCCCTGGTATATAAAGAATAGGGAATTCGGGGATATAGGTATAGAGCTTGACTGGAATCTTATCAAACGCAGAGACTTGCGCCAGTATGATAACTGGACTATGAATTACCTGCCGTTCCAATTCCCCGGCGGCCCGCCTGCCCTGATGGCAGGTTTGGAAAGTGCGGCAAAGAAAAATAGTGACAAACTAAAGGAATTGTGGCCTGATTACACGGCCAGCACCAGGGACCTTGCTTTGGCCAATGCTTTGGGTTCAGTGGGTACATTTGGTACTTACGCCTTAAATACTACTCAAGGCGGCTGGAAAGTAGCCCCGGCTCCTACTCCTGAGGAATTGGGTATTCCCAAATGGGAAGGTACACCGGAAGAAAACCTTATGATGATAAGGGCGGCTTTCAGCGTAATGGGTTTGGGCCCTATGGTAGGTGTCTCCGAACTAAATGAAAAAACCAAGAATTTTGTTTACGAATATACTGGTGATTCCTGGACCTGGTTACCGCAGGGTCAGCCCAGTGAACATGTCATTTTTGATGATAATATAAGCGAGTTTTACCGGACACAAAATCCCAATACACTTCACATACCCTCTTCCCACAAATATGTAATTTCAACCCACAACCTGTCATTAGACGAATTGACCCGCCGTACCTATTCGCCGCTTGGCACCCCGGCCGAATCCATTTCATACAGCCGCGTTGCCATAGCCAAGAACTTTGTTGAAGAGTTTATACGCGGTTTGGGTTACCATGTGGTTTACGGGCATGCTCTGCAGCCGGCACTCGTCTGGGACTTTTTAAGCGGTGTTGCCGAACATTCCCGCATGGGGCAGAACGCTGTCTCGCCCGAATATGGCGGTATGATGCGGACTCATGCCACTTTCTATACTGATTTGCCTCTGGCATTTACCAATCCCTCTGATGCGGGTTTAACCAAATTCTGTGAAACCTGCGGTATCTGTGCCGATGCTTGTCCTGTCGGGGCTATATCTCCGGTAGGTATCGGACGCAATTGGGATAATGCCTGCGGTCAGGACTGGGCGAATGATATCCAGAACGGCGGCACAGAAACTATGTACAATATCCCCGGATACAAGGGTTGGAGATGTGATACATTCACTTGTGTAACAACAAAAGCGGCTTGCGGCGCTGCCTGCAAATTTAGCTGCCCATTCAATGCGTTGCATAACGGCAGCTTTATGCACAGTATAGTTAAAGCAACCGTGTCAAATACTTCCTTGTTCAACGGGTTCTTCAGGAATATGGAAGAAACCCTGAAGTATGGCTACATGGATAAAGAGCCTTCATCTTGGTGGGAGACACCTGAGGCTTGGTATGTCTATGGCACCAACCCGAATTCTTTACGCCAGTAA
- a CDS encoding YkgJ family cysteine cluster protein, with translation MVNPSGTPSYTEQEKSYWKSLAREYEAHLADMAKKHPPAAMLGVKSCVRCGHCCYTYVCIPRPEELPAIADYLKLTVAELVSKYMVADTEDCRTFFLRWAKHGEEDITGGRIPPIRTFDRGYCIFFDEKGGSCLIHPVRPQEAKYVKCWKTNNGRDRSQWGMSGWTKEDIYRFIPDFDSHL, from the coding sequence GTGGTTAACCCAAGCGGCACACCGTCGTATACGGAGCAGGAGAAGAGCTACTGGAAATCTCTTGCCCGCGAATATGAAGCCCATCTGGCTGATATGGCCAAGAAGCACCCGCCTGCCGCCATGCTCGGGGTAAAGAGCTGCGTGAGATGCGGGCATTGCTGCTACACATATGTCTGCATACCCCGCCCTGAAGAACTGCCCGCGATAGCGGATTACCTGAAGCTGACTGTGGCAGAGCTTGTTTCCAAATATATGGTAGCTGATACCGAAGACTGCCGCACCTTTTTTCTGCGCTGGGCAAAACACGGGGAAGAAGACATAACCGGAGGGCGGATACCGCCTATACGCACCTTTGACCGGGGGTACTGCATATTCTTTGATGAAAAGGGTGGAAGCTGCCTTATTCACCCGGTGCGCCCGCAGGAGGCGAAGTACGTAAAGTGCTGGAAGACTAATAACGGGCGTGACCGCAGCCAGTGGGGCATGAGCGGCTGGACTAAAGAAGATATCTACCGGTTTATACCTGATTTTGATTCACACCTGTAA
- a CDS encoding reductive dehalogenase produces MAQFHSVLSRRDFMKGLGLVGAGAGAAAAVSPVFRDLDEMASAPMARVNMPWWVKQVNETTTPIDWDVLPTLGPAYKGPPPMGLITPAYPESEIHRMKMDRILEKYPNWEKGASTLGFPGTSADPEYPDYIGDIKDNALVMGAALLNMGMFPKELIMATHGAYMGLTDHPEGWRIMPPPEQRGGTKWQGTPEEALKIVRAAVRFYGFDDVTAIPVDDHFLKVMFGEKWLITHGAPTTFEFGDVDDIVCTPAIRPTKIVIPRRMKWFLQFSSRQPGEVTRHALGTTQNAGQSYYYTSWVKIVKSIQDFLWGLGYISLDNCNGRFAPTGATGILAGAGELSRWGGVMTPKYGISVRVMHGVLTDLPLEECKPIDFGGREFCKTCGICADACPMGAISKDEPTWDAAKPYQYGGYLTWRTDMAVCSHCPVCQGTCPFNAFDKSGIHELVKGTVSTTSIFNSFFTTMDKSFDYGRKPPAEWWDSEQPVTGIDTSI; encoded by the coding sequence ATGGCCCAGTTTCATAGTGTTCTAAGCAGACGTGATTTCATGAAGGGCTTGGGTTTGGTAGGCGCAGGGGCAGGCGCAGCAGCTGCGGTTAGCCCGGTTTTCCGTGATTTGGATGAAATGGCTTCAGCACCCATGGCACGGGTTAATATGCCCTGGTGGGTTAAACAGGTAAATGAGACTACCACCCCTATTGATTGGGATGTACTCCCGACCTTGGGGCCTGCCTATAAAGGCCCTCCCCCTATGGGGTTAATCACTCCCGCCTATCCGGAATCCGAGATTCACCGGATGAAGATGGACCGTATTCTGGAAAAATACCCGAATTGGGAAAAAGGCGCAAGCACACTGGGATTCCCCGGTACTTCAGCAGACCCTGAATACCCTGATTATATCGGGGATATAAAGGACAACGCTCTGGTTATGGGGGCTGCCCTGCTTAACATGGGTATGTTCCCTAAAGAGTTAATCATGGCAACCCATGGCGCGTATATGGGTCTGACTGACCATCCCGAGGGTTGGAGGATTATGCCTCCGCCTGAGCAGCGCGGCGGAACCAAGTGGCAGGGAACTCCCGAAGAGGCTTTAAAAATTGTAAGGGCGGCAGTCCGTTTTTACGGCTTTGACGATGTCACCGCCATACCGGTAGATGACCACTTCCTTAAGGTAATGTTTGGTGAAAAATGGCTGATAACTCATGGTGCACCCACCACCTTTGAATTCGGTGATGTGGATGATATCGTGTGTACGCCTGCCATACGTCCCACCAAGATTGTCATACCCCGCAGGATGAAATGGTTCCTGCAGTTCTCATCCCGTCAGCCCGGCGAAGTTACCCGTCATGCCCTTGGCACAACCCAGAATGCTGGTCAGTCATATTATTACACCAGCTGGGTAAAGATAGTTAAGAGCATACAGGACTTCCTGTGGGGTTTGGGATATATCTCACTGGACAACTGCAACGGCCGTTTTGCACCCACCGGTGCCACCGGTATTTTGGCCGGTGCCGGCGAACTTTCCCGCTGGGGCGGTGTTATGACTCCCAAATACGGTATTTCTGTCCGGGTAATGCACGGCGTACTTACCGACCTTCCGCTTGAAGAGTGCAAACCTATAGACTTCGGCGGACGTGAATTCTGTAAGACCTGCGGTATCTGCGCAGATGCCTGCCCGATGGGAGCTATCAGCAAGGATGAGCCCACCTGGGATGCGGCTAAGCCGTACCAGTACGGCGGTTACCTGACCTGGCGCACCGACATGGCAGTTTGTTCCCATTGTCCGGTCTGTCAGGGTACCTGCCCGTTCAATGCCTTTGATAAATCAGGCATACATGAACTGGTCAAGGGCACAGTTTCCACTACTTCAATCTTCAACAGCTTCTTTACCACTATGGACAAGAGCTTTGATTACGGGCGGAAGCCGCCTGCAGAGTGGTGGGATTCCGAACAGCCGGTAACCGGTATAGATACCTCAATATAG